Proteins from a single region of Pseudomonas sp. BSw22131:
- the gmk gene encoding guanylate kinase codes for MTHSTGTLYIISAPSGAGKTSLVNALINAQTQIRVSVSHTTRAMRPGEVDGVNYHFVDRAEFVRMIDHGDFLEQAEVFGNLYGTSQSRLQQTLDEGHDLILEIDWQGAEQVRKLMPHARSIFILPPTQQALRQRLTNRGQDSDEIIEGRMREAVSEMSHYVEYDYIVINDDFASALEDLKAIFRTNLLSQEHQQQRFGELLAQLLA; via the coding sequence ATGACACACAGCACCGGCACCCTGTACATCATTTCCGCCCCTTCCGGCGCGGGCAAGACAAGCCTGGTCAATGCCCTGATCAATGCTCAGACTCAGATTCGCGTGTCGGTGTCTCACACCACGCGTGCCATGCGTCCGGGCGAAGTAGACGGCGTGAACTACCACTTTGTCGACCGCGCCGAGTTCGTGCGGATGATCGACCACGGTGACTTTCTCGAGCAGGCGGAAGTCTTCGGCAACCTGTATGGCACTTCGCAAAGCCGCCTTCAGCAAACGCTGGACGAGGGCCATGACCTGATTCTGGAAATCGACTGGCAGGGCGCCGAGCAAGTGCGCAAACTGATGCCGCACGCCCGCTCGATCTTCATCCTCCCGCCGACCCAGCAGGCACTTCGCCAACGCCTGACCAATCGCGGCCAGGACAGCGACGAGATAATCGAAGGCCGTATGCGTGAAGCGGTCAGTGAGATGAGTCATTACGTTGAGTACGATTACATCGTCATAAATGACGACTTCGCTAGCGCGCTCGAGGACCTCAAAGCCATTTTCCGAACCAATCTGCTGAGTCAGGAACATCAGCAGCAACGTTTCGGTGAGTTGCTGGCCCAGTTGTTGGCTTAA
- a CDS encoding YicC/YloC family endoribonuclease — MVHSMTAFARAERAGSQGTLTWELRSVNHRYLEPHLRLPESFRDLEGAVREALRQGLSRGKVECTLRFTEETAGKPLQVNRERAGQLIAAAEIVASLIKQPSALNPLEVLAWPGVLVADAADPQALNNDALALFNDALEELKAGRAREGADLARLLDERLGAINTEVATLRTLVPQMLATQRQKVLDRFNDMKAELDPQRLEQEMVLLAQKSDVAEELDRLSTHVTEVRRVLKTGGQAGRRLDFLMQELNREANTLGSKAFDPRSTQAAVNLKVLIEQMREQVQNIE, encoded by the coding sequence ATGGTGCACAGCATGACTGCTTTCGCCCGAGCCGAGCGCGCCGGCAGCCAAGGCACCCTCACTTGGGAATTGCGCTCAGTCAACCATCGCTACCTTGAGCCTCACCTGCGTCTGCCGGAGTCGTTTCGCGATCTGGAGGGTGCTGTGCGCGAAGCGCTGCGTCAGGGTCTGTCCCGTGGAAAAGTGGAATGCACGCTACGTTTTACCGAGGAAACTGCTGGCAAGCCGCTGCAGGTAAATCGCGAGCGAGCCGGGCAATTGATCGCTGCGGCAGAAATCGTTGCCAGCCTGATAAAACAGCCATCAGCCCTGAACCCTCTCGAAGTCCTGGCCTGGCCGGGCGTGCTGGTGGCTGATGCCGCTGACCCGCAAGCCCTGAACAACGACGCATTGGCTCTCTTCAACGATGCGCTTGAAGAGCTGAAAGCGGGCCGCGCGCGCGAAGGCGCAGACCTCGCCAGACTTCTCGACGAACGGCTTGGCGCCATCAACACCGAAGTCGCGACCCTGCGCACGCTGGTGCCGCAGATGCTGGCAACACAGCGCCAGAAGGTGCTCGACCGCTTCAACGATATGAAAGCCGAGCTGGACCCGCAGCGTCTGGAGCAGGAAATGGTCCTGCTGGCGCAAAAAAGCGATGTCGCCGAAGAGCTAGACCGTCTCAGCACCCACGTCACCGAAGTGCGTCGCGTGTTGAAAACAGGCGGACAAGCCGGGCGCCGCCTGGATTTCCTGATGCAGGAACTCAACCGCGAAGCTAATACACTGGGCTCCAAAGCCTTTGATCCTCGTAGCACTCAGGCTGCGGTCAACCTCAAGGTGTTGATCGAGCAGATGCGCGAACAAGTGCAGAACATTGAGTAA